In Pelodiscus sinensis isolate JC-2024 chromosome 2, ASM4963464v1, whole genome shotgun sequence, the following proteins share a genomic window:
- the LY96 gene encoding lymphocyte antigen 96 isoform X4, protein MLQLVFFTLFTSGFIESQGRKVFCESSELKISYSFCDSVAHVFLVTIVPCSFSQRNWKGTVFWIPRSDIIFMKVRIELWYNTAKVLDSKHIVCHGFDDDFSFCGTLKGETVNTTFHMSGVRTTFLKE, encoded by the exons ATGCTTCAGCTTGTTTTTTTCACTCTGTTTACTTCTGGGTTTATTGAATCACAAGGAAGAAAAGTGTTTTGTGAATCCTCGGAATTAAAAATATCGTATTCCTTTTGTG attCTGTGGCCCATGTTTTTCTCGTTACTATAGTTCCTTGTTCCTTTAGCCAGCGAAATTGGAAAGGTACTGTTTTCTGGATTCCAA GGAGTGATATAATCTTTATGAAGGTCAGGATAGAATTATGGTATAACACTGCAAAAGTATTAGATTCAAAACATATTGTTTGCCATGGATTTGATGATGACTTTTCATTTTGTGGAACGCTGAAGGGAG AGACGGTGAACACAACATTTCACATGAGCGGAGTAAGAACAACATTTCTAAAG GAATGA
- the LY96 gene encoding lymphocyte antigen 96 isoform X3 — protein MLQLVFFTLFTSGFIESQGRKVFCESSELKISYSFCDSVAHVFLVTIVPCSFSQRNWKGTVFWIPRSDIIFMKVRIELWYNTAKVLDSKHIVCHGFDDDFSFCGTLKGETVNTTFHMSGVRTTFLKPLTKASDTDPYPSWLIIT, from the exons ATGCTTCAGCTTGTTTTTTTCACTCTGTTTACTTCTGGGTTTATTGAATCACAAGGAAGAAAAGTGTTTTGTGAATCCTCGGAATTAAAAATATCGTATTCCTTTTGTG attCTGTGGCCCATGTTTTTCTCGTTACTATAGTTCCTTGTTCCTTTAGCCAGCGAAATTGGAAAGGTACTGTTTTCTGGATTCCAA GGAGTGATATAATCTTTATGAAGGTCAGGATAGAATTATGGTATAACACTGCAAAAGTATTAGATTCAAAACATATTGTTTGCCATGGATTTGATGATGACTTTTCATTTTGTGGAACGCTGAAGGGAG AGACGGTGAACACAACATTTCACATGAGCGGAGTAAGAACAACATTTCTAAAG cctctgacaaaggctaGTGACACcgatccctacccatcctggctaataatcaCCTAG